A genomic window from Pseudanabaenaceae cyanobacterium SKYG29 includes:
- a CDS encoding Uma2 family endonuclease, whose protein sequence is MLEIDRLPTSEELPDSDETPVDNELQNYIPNLLLFTLDFIWRDREDWYFGADMGIYHTTGGNHCIPVIPDGFLSIGVPRYKGSGGRRSYVLWEENYIPPILVLEIVSHNYNNEYTEKLEIYRRLGVLYCVIYNPFFYQHDRRNPLEIYKLIAGEYVLQVGEPYWMPEIGLGLGRYPATPYELLGWFNQEGDRYLTPDEVANLERKRADKMQKELESLRQKLKEMGIENEQ, encoded by the coding sequence ATGCTAGAAATCGATCGGCTGCCGACTAGTGAAGAACTGCCTGATTCTGATGAAACGCCTGTGGATAATGAGTTACAGAACTATATTCCCAACCTATTGTTGTTTACCCTAGATTTTATTTGGCGCGATCGGGAGGATTGGTACTTTGGGGCAGATATGGGAATTTATCACACAACGGGCGGTAACCACTGCATTCCTGTTATCCCTGATGGTTTCTTAAGCATTGGTGTACCGCGTTACAAAGGTAGTGGTGGTCGCAGAAGTTATGTCCTGTGGGAAGAAAATTATATTCCGCCCATCTTAGTCCTAGAAATTGTTTCCCACAACTATAACAATGAATACACAGAGAAACTAGAAATTTATCGCAGGCTAGGGGTACTTTACTGTGTAATTTACAATCCCTTTTTCTACCAACACGATCGGCGTAATCCTTTGGAAATTTACAAGCTTATAGCAGGGGAATATGTGTTGCAGGTAGGCGAGCCTTATTGGATGCCAGAAATAGGTTTGGGCTTAGGTAGATACCCTGCTACTCCTTATGAGCTGCTGGGATGGTTTAATCAGGAAGGCGATCGCTACCTTACACCTGACGAAGTGGCTAATTTAGAAAGAAAGAGGGCTGATAAAATGCAGAAGGAACTAGAAAGCCTCAGACAAAAGCTTAAGGAAATGGGCATAGAAAATGAGCAGTGA
- the moaC gene encoding cyclic pyranopterin monophosphate synthase MoaC, which produces MFSHINSQNQPQMVDVSHKEITARRAVAQAIIRLPAGFLQHMERGEILTKKGAVLQTAIIAGTMAVKRTADAIPFCHPIPITSCQFHTEVLPQTDRVEVYLRCEVKTSDRTGVEMESLHGVTIAALTVYDMCKSVSQEIVIQEIKLLAKSGGKKTLGQYPLYGLVLTGGKSKRMGRDKALLEYRGKPHAQYLYELLQEFCDRVFLSARSGQWQNTPLADLPTIYDSFPSDGPISGMLTAFQAYPQVNWLVVACDLPYLDEQNLAPLVEKYREDVVANCYYHPQKKFPEALCAIYTPQAFSVFNKYYNEGVMCPVQILAQSPCQLLEPPSPHTTANINTLAEYEEVQVNVQL; this is translated from the coding sequence ATGTTTTCCCATATTAATTCCCAGAATCAACCCCAGATGGTGGATGTTAGTCACAAAGAAATTACCGCTCGGCGAGCTGTAGCTCAGGCTATCATTAGACTTCCCGCTGGCTTTCTCCAACATATGGAGAGGGGGGAAATACTGACAAAAAAGGGAGCAGTACTGCAGACAGCTATCATTGCAGGCACCATGGCAGTAAAAAGGACGGCAGATGCCATTCCTTTCTGTCATCCCATCCCTATTACTAGTTGCCAGTTTCACACGGAAGTTTTACCACAAACCGATCGGGTAGAAGTTTACCTCCGCTGTGAAGTAAAAACCAGCGATCGTACGGGGGTAGAAATGGAGAGTTTGCACGGTGTAACTATAGCTGCCTTAACTGTTTACGATATGTGCAAGTCTGTCAGTCAGGAAATTGTTATTCAGGAGATTAAGCTCCTGGCTAAAAGTGGAGGTAAGAAAACTTTAGGGCAATATCCTCTCTATGGTTTGGTGCTGACGGGGGGTAAAAGTAAGCGCATGGGTAGAGATAAAGCCCTCCTAGAATATCGTGGTAAACCCCATGCCCAGTACCTCTATGAGTTACTGCAGGAATTCTGTGACCGTGTTTTTCTATCAGCCCGATCGGGTCAGTGGCAAAACACCCCCTTAGCCGATTTACCAACTATTTATGATAGCTTTCCTAGCGATGGACCGATTAGTGGTATGCTGACTGCTTTTCAAGCCTATCCCCAAGTGAATTGGTTAGTAGTGGCTTGTGATTTACCTTATTTAGATGAACAGAATTTAGCTCCCCTAGTAGAAAAATACCGTGAAGATGTAGTGGCTAATTGCTATTACCATCCGCAGAAAAAATTTCCTGAAGCATTGTGCGCTATTTATACCCCCCAGGCTTTCTCTGTATTTAACAAGTACTACAATGAGGGGGTGATGTGTCCTGTGCAGATTCTTGCCCAATCTCCCTGTCAGTTATTAGAGCCACCTTCCCCCCACACTACTGCTAACATTAATACCTTAGCTGAGTATGAGGAGGTGCAGGTAAATGTCCAACTCTAA
- a CDS encoding ferredoxin--nitrite reductase, with protein MSNKFEKIKQEKDGLKVKEEIAQFAQMGWEQIPKDDLEVRLKWLGVFFRPVTPGRFMMRLRLPNGIATSQQLRTLAEIIDRYGEEGSADITTRQNIQLRGIVIEDLPEILSKLEGCGLTSVQSGMDNVRNLTGSPVAGICADELIDTRPLLYELQAMLTNNGQGNPEFTNLPRKFNIAIEGGRDNSVHAEINDLAFVPAYREGILGFNVLVGGFFSSKRCAAAIPLHAWVTPDRQVIELSRAVVEIFRDHGLRENRQKARLMWLIDEWGIEKFRAAVQAKLSFPLLTAAEHDAIDWEKRDHIGVYKQKQPGLNYVGMHVPVGRLQARDLFEFARLAEVYGQGEVRFTVEQNAIIPHIPDEKLADFLAEPLLQKFSINPLPLERAVVSCTGAQFCNFAIIETKQRAIELARQLDALLELPRPVRIHWTGCPNSCGQPQVADIGLMGTKARKNGQVVDGVDLYMGGKVGKDAQLGTCVRKAIPCDDLLEVLKEILIEQFGARPRVTAVEQVA; from the coding sequence ATGAGCAATAAATTTGAAAAAATCAAACAGGAGAAAGACGGACTGAAGGTCAAGGAGGAGATTGCTCAGTTTGCCCAGATGGGCTGGGAGCAGATTCCCAAAGATGACCTAGAGGTGCGTTTAAAGTGGCTAGGGGTGTTTTTTCGTCCTGTTACTCCTGGTCGGTTTATGATGCGGCTGCGACTGCCTAATGGTATTGCCACTAGTCAACAGCTGCGCACACTGGCAGAAATCATCGATCGTTATGGTGAGGAAGGCAGTGCTGATATTACTACCCGCCAAAACATTCAGCTAAGGGGGATTGTGATCGAAGACTTGCCAGAAATTCTCTCTAAATTAGAGGGATGTGGTTTAACTTCTGTGCAGTCGGGGATGGACAATGTGCGTAACCTAACGGGGTCACCGGTAGCAGGAATTTGTGCTGACGAACTAATTGACACCCGCCCCCTACTGTACGAATTGCAGGCTATGTTGACCAACAATGGTCAGGGTAATCCTGAATTTACTAACCTGCCCCGCAAATTCAACATAGCGATCGAGGGGGGAAGAGACAATTCCGTGCATGCGGAAATCAATGACTTAGCCTTTGTGCCTGCCTACAGAGAGGGGATTTTAGGGTTCAATGTTTTAGTGGGGGGCTTTTTCTCCTCTAAAAGATGTGCAGCGGCAATTCCTTTGCATGCCTGGGTGACTCCCGATCGGCAGGTGATAGAACTATCCCGCGCTGTCGTAGAAATATTTCGTGACCACGGACTCAGAGAAAATCGCCAGAAGGCACGTTTGATGTGGCTGATTGATGAATGGGGGATTGAGAAGTTTCGGGCAGCAGTACAAGCTAAACTCTCATTTCCTTTGCTCACAGCAGCAGAACATGATGCGATCGATTGGGAAAAGCGGGATCACATTGGTGTTTACAAACAAAAGCAGCCAGGATTGAACTATGTGGGCATGCATGTCCCTGTAGGCAGATTGCAAGCGAGGGATTTATTTGAATTTGCCCGCTTGGCAGAAGTGTATGGACAGGGGGAGGTGCGCTTCACTGTCGAACAAAACGCTATCATTCCCCATATCCCCGATGAAAAACTAGCAGATTTCCTCGCTGAGCCGCTGTTACAGAAGTTTTCTATCAATCCTCTGCCCTTAGAACGAGCCGTAGTTTCCTGTACAGGCGCACAATTTTGTAACTTTGCTATCATCGAGACCAAACAACGGGCGATAGAATTAGCCAGGCAACTAGATGCCCTCCTGGAATTGCCCCGTCCTGTGCGGATTCACTGGACTGGTTGCCCTAACTCCTGTGGGCAGCCTCAGGTTGCTGATATTGGCTTGATGGGGACTAAAGCTAGAAAGAATGGTCAGGTGGTAGACGGCGTTGACCTATATATGGGTGGCAAAGTGGGCAAAGATGCTCAACTAGGCACCTGTGTTCGCAAAGCTATCCCCTGTGACGACCTGTTGGAGGTACTCAAAGAAATTTTGATTGAACAGTTTGGTGCTCGTCCCAGAGTGACAGCAGTAGAACAAGTAGCTTAA
- a CDS encoding molybdenum cofactor biosynthesis protein MoaE, with amino-acid sequence MLFSLTTEPIVPEQLMPKLEHHGAGACVTFAGWVRNHNDGKEVLALEYEVYRELALKEGERIVQEAVAKFSLYGAIACHRYGRLELGEIAVWVGATSTHRKEAFQGAAYIIDEIKHRLPIWKKEHYKNAPATWVLCCHH; translated from the coding sequence ATGTTGTTTAGTCTGACAACAGAACCGATCGTGCCTGAGCAGTTAATGCCAAAACTGGAGCATCATGGGGCAGGAGCTTGTGTTACTTTTGCGGGGTGGGTACGCAACCATAATGACGGCAAAGAAGTTTTAGCTCTGGAATACGAAGTTTATCGAGAATTAGCCCTCAAAGAAGGTGAAAGAATTGTACAGGAGGCAGTGGCTAAGTTTTCCTTGTATGGGGCTATTGCTTGTCATCGTTACGGCAGGTTAGAGCTAGGAGAAATAGCAGTGTGGGTAGGTGCTACATCCACCCATCGCAAGGAAGCTTTTCAAGGTGCTGCTTACATTATCGATGAAATTAAACATCGTCTGCCAATCTGGAAGAAAGAACATTATAAAAATGCTCCTGCCACTTGGGTATTATGCTGTCATCACTAA
- a CDS encoding nitrate ABC transporter ATP-binding protein (This model describes the ATP binding subunits of ATP-binding cassette (ABC) transporters for nitrate transport, or for bicarbonate transport, in bacteria and archaea.) codes for MTKPLIEIDHVDMVFPLPDGRTYTALKDIHLEVREGEFVSLLGHSGCGKSTLLNIVAGFLRPSVGGVVMAGRQVMEPGPDRMVVFQNYSLLPWKTVYGNVALAVRAVFPRISATERRQRIQKALESVHLWEARHKYPIQLSGGMKQRVAIARALAITPRVLLLDEPFGALDALTRGSLQEELMAVCQQSEMTCLMVTHDVDEALLLSDRVVMLTNGPAARVGQILRVPFPRPRNRHDVVNHPSYYTLRQQIVDFLHQQKRRSAPVVLTPAVETEKVTIGYLPLTDCAPLLVAKELGLFAKYGLAEVELSRENSWAEIIEGVTSGRLQAAQMLAPLPIALAVGLQAGQPQPSITVPLVLSRNGIGITFGNKLIDQGVTNFLSLAEYIERRKEHRLVFGVVHTASMHNLLLRYELARAGIDPDRDVELVVAPPSQMVYHLQAGHIDGFCVGQPWNSYAVHEGMGTIVSTSLDIWDGHPEKVLAVNTGWAVSQPEQQIALVKALLAACEYCDDVRKRETVLTLLTAYLDVAPEVLAQGFTQPLKMPLAPSRMTEKIYHRLHQFYVDQSYCPAPSEGVWLLTQLARWEVTPLPQNWWEVVHRTYQVDVFAEAARELGIPDTVPDRRSFSLSDGIEFNADEPLSYLEQFPIRRAIDYRAVSLV; via the coding sequence ATGACAAAACCGTTGATTGAGATTGACCACGTGGATATGGTGTTCCCTCTACCGGATGGGAGGACCTACACCGCCCTCAAGGATATTCATCTGGAAGTGCGAGAAGGGGAATTCGTTTCTCTGTTGGGGCACTCTGGCTGTGGTAAATCGACGCTGTTGAATATTGTGGCAGGGTTTCTGCGCCCTTCTGTGGGGGGGGTAGTCATGGCAGGTCGCCAGGTGATGGAGCCAGGTCCCGATCGGATGGTGGTTTTCCAAAACTACTCCCTCTTGCCGTGGAAGACGGTCTATGGCAATGTGGCGTTGGCTGTAAGGGCGGTTTTTCCCCGTATTTCTGCCACAGAGCGCCGGCAACGTATCCAGAAAGCTTTAGAAAGCGTGCATTTGTGGGAAGCTCGCCACAAGTACCCTATCCAGTTATCAGGGGGGATGAAGCAGCGGGTAGCGATCGCGCGGGCTTTGGCAATCACACCGAGAGTTCTGTTGTTAGATGAACCCTTCGGGGCATTAGATGCTCTGACTAGGGGGAGTTTGCAAGAAGAGTTGATGGCGGTTTGTCAGCAGAGCGAGATGACTTGCCTGATGGTCACCCATGATGTGGATGAGGCATTGTTGTTGTCCGATCGGGTGGTCATGCTCACCAATGGACCGGCAGCACGGGTGGGGCAGATTTTGCGAGTGCCTTTCCCCCGTCCCCGCAATCGTCATGATGTGGTCAATCACCCCAGCTACTACACCTTACGACAACAGATTGTTGATTTTCTCCACCAACAAAAACGGCGGTCTGCCCCTGTGGTCTTGACTCCTGCTGTTGAAACTGAGAAGGTCACGATCGGCTATCTTCCTTTGACAGATTGTGCTCCTCTGTTGGTAGCCAAGGAGTTGGGGTTGTTTGCCAAATATGGCTTGGCAGAAGTGGAATTGTCTAGGGAGAATAGCTGGGCGGAGATCATCGAGGGAGTCACATCAGGCAGATTGCAGGCAGCACAGATGTTAGCACCCTTACCGATCGCCTTGGCGGTTGGTTTACAAGCGGGTCAGCCCCAGCCCTCCATAACTGTTCCCCTGGTACTCAGTCGCAACGGCATTGGCATCACTTTTGGTAACAAACTGATAGACCAGGGTGTAACGAACTTCCTCAGTTTAGCTGAATACATTGAGCGCAGGAAGGAGCACCGTCTTGTCTTTGGTGTAGTCCACACAGCATCTATGCACAATCTGTTGTTGCGCTACGAACTAGCTAGGGCAGGCATTGACCCCGATCGGGATGTGGAACTAGTGGTAGCTCCTCCCTCCCAAATGGTTTATCACTTACAGGCAGGGCATATTGATGGTTTTTGTGTCGGTCAACCTTGGAACAGCTATGCCGTGCATGAAGGTATGGGCACGATCGTGAGTACTAGTTTAGACATCTGGGATGGTCATCCAGAGAAGGTATTGGCAGTGAATACTGGTTGGGCTGTCAGTCAACCTGAACAACAAATTGCCTTGGTAAAGGCTTTGCTCGCTGCTTGTGAATACTGTGATGATGTTAGAAAACGGGAGACAGTCTTAACTCTATTGACAGCCTACCTTGATGTCGCTCCTGAGGTGCTTGCCCAGGGCTTTACTCAACCTCTGAAAATGCCCCTTGCACCTAGCCGAATGACGGAAAAAATTTACCATCGGTTGCATCAATTCTACGTTGATCAATCCTACTGTCCTGCTCCCAGCGAAGGGGTATGGCTGCTGACGCAACTGGCACGCTGGGAAGTTACACCCCTACCCCAAAATTGGTGGGAAGTTGTGCATCGGACCTATCAAGTTGATGTATTTGCTGAAGCAGCGAGGGAGTTGGGAATACCGGATACCGTACCCGATCGGCGTAGTTTTAGCCTTAGTGATGGCATTGAGTTCAATGCTGACGAACCCCTCAGTTATCTGGAGCAGTTTCCCATTCGACGGGCGATCGATTATCGGGCTGTTAGTCTTGTCTAA
- the ntrB gene encoding nitrate ABC transporter permease has translation MTRALTTRRGNPWLSKLQQLAAVQVLRKLFLGLVGVALFLLIWQMLTNAGIIKLPAPTTVFEETKQLIFNPFYRGTGNDAGIGWQILFSLKRVAMGFSLAAIVGVAVGMVVGASPLLYDAFDPILQVLRPVPPLAWLPISLAAFKDNEPAAIFVIFITAIWPIIINTIVGVQQVPQDYRNVARVLRLSKVDYFLHILVPATIPYVFTGLRIGIGLSWLAIVAAEMLIGGVGIGFFIWDAWNSSLISEIVIAVVYVGLVGLCLDRMVAWVARLLTKGADN, from the coding sequence ATGACAAGAGCATTGACGACTAGGAGAGGGAACCCTTGGCTGAGCAAGTTGCAGCAACTGGCAGCAGTGCAGGTGTTACGGAAGTTATTCCTGGGTTTGGTGGGGGTAGCTCTCTTTCTCCTGATTTGGCAAATGTTGACAAACGCGGGCATCATTAAGTTGCCTGCTCCCACTACCGTGTTTGAGGAGACAAAGCAACTGATTTTTAATCCCTTCTATCGCGGCACTGGTAATGATGCAGGTATTGGCTGGCAAATTTTGTTCAGCTTGAAGCGGGTAGCTATGGGCTTTTCCCTGGCGGCGATCGTGGGCGTGGCAGTGGGTATGGTAGTTGGGGCTAGCCCCCTCCTCTACGATGCGTTTGATCCGATTCTGCAGGTTTTGCGTCCCGTCCCCCCCCTCGCCTGGCTGCCGATTTCCCTGGCTGCTTTCAAAGATAATGAACCTGCTGCTATTTTTGTCATCTTTATCACGGCGATTTGGCCCATCATCATCAACACGATCGTGGGTGTGCAGCAGGTGCCCCAGGATTACCGCAATGTGGCAAGGGTGCTGCGTTTGTCAAAGGTGGACTATTTCCTGCATATCCTTGTCCCAGCAACAATTCCCTACGTGTTTACGGGTTTGCGGATTGGTATTGGCTTGTCCTGGCTAGCGATCGTGGCGGCAGAGATGTTGATTGGGGGTGTGGGCATTGGCTTCTTTATCTGGGATGCCTGGAATAGTTCTCTAATTAGTGAAATTGTGATTGCGGTGGTGTACGTGGGGTTGGTGGGCTTGTGCCTCGATCGGATGGTCGCTTGGGTAGCCAGATTGCTCACTAAGGGTGCTGACAACTAG
- a CDS encoding Uma2 family endonuclease, whose product MTIGHKQIKPLTLEEFLALPETEPASEFIAGEIFLKPMPKLHHSTLQMQIATAINCIAKPAKLALAFPELRCNFANVSIVPDLVVLRWENIPFQADGTVADVVTSVPDWLIEILAPEQSPLRLMNKIGIAITNGSELGQLVIPHRLIRAMIFQK is encoded by the coding sequence ATGACGATCGGGCATAAACAGATTAAGCCACTTACCCTAGAGGAGTTTTTAGCTCTACCTGAAACGGAGCCTGCTAGTGAATTTATTGCGGGTGAAATTTTTCTTAAACCCATGCCCAAGTTGCACCATAGCACTTTACAGATGCAAATTGCTACCGCTATCAATTGTATTGCTAAACCTGCTAAGTTAGCTTTGGCTTTTCCTGAGTTACGGTGCAACTTCGCTAATGTCTCGATCGTGCCTGACCTTGTTGTTCTACGATGGGAAAATATCCCTTTCCAGGCGGATGGTACAGTTGCTGATGTTGTCACCTCTGTACCCGATTGGTTGATTGAAATTCTAGCGCCAGAACAATCACCGCTAAGATTGATGAACAAAATTGGCATTGCTATCACTAATGGGTCAGAGTTAGGCCAGCTAGTGATTCCCCATCGACTTATACGAGCGATGATATTTCAGAAATGA
- the moaD gene encoding molybdopterin converting factor subunit 1 codes for MSNSKTIKLTYFAHLRDRTGISEESRITEASTCEELYQELQQEYQFSLCLSQLKVAVNDEFADLTHAIKPGDHIVFIPPVAGG; via the coding sequence ATGTCCAACTCTAAAACTATCAAATTGACATACTTTGCCCATCTGCGCGATCGGACTGGCATTTCTGAAGAAAGTCGGATCACAGAGGCAAGCACTTGTGAAGAGCTATATCAGGAGTTGCAACAGGAATACCAGTTTTCCCTATGTCTTAGCCAACTGAAAGTAGCAGTTAATGATGAATTTGCTGACCTAACTCATGCAATTAAGCCAGGTGATCACATTGTTTTTATTCCACCTGTGGCGGGGGGTTAG
- a CDS encoding ABC transporter substrate-binding protein, whose translation MKNTTRRQFILGASSTAVTVLAGKGGEALSQSSLFVASADTPEVTKAKLGFIALTDAAPLIIAKAKGYFAKYGMPDVEVVKQASWGVTRDNLVLGSEGGGIDGAHILTPMPYLISAGIVTGGKKVPLYILARLNLNGQGISLSNEYKGLKVGLNARPLKEVFAKKRAQGKEVKVAMTFPGGTHDMWVRYWLAAADIDPTKEVSTIVVPPPQMVANVKTGTMDAFCVGEPWPLQTVNQKVGFNVATTGEIWKDHPEKSFTMRADWVDKYPKATKAILMAILDAQRWCDKDENKPEMCRILSDRNWLKAPYEDIIDRSLGKFDFGNGRVFEDKNLMQKYWRDFASYPFPTHELWFLTENIRWGYFKADTDTKALIKAVNREDLWREAAKALNIPKGQIPASTSRGKERFFDGVVFDPEKPEEYLAKLKIKQLKA comes from the coding sequence ATGAAAAACACAACCAGAAGACAATTTATCCTAGGTGCTAGCAGTACCGCCGTCACTGTCCTAGCTGGTAAAGGAGGGGAAGCCCTCAGCCAAAGCTCGCTGTTTGTCGCCTCAGCCGATACCCCCGAAGTCACCAAGGCTAAGCTGGGGTTCATTGCTCTCACTGATGCCGCTCCCCTCATCATTGCCAAGGCTAAGGGTTATTTTGCTAAATACGGCATGCCCGACGTGGAGGTAGTCAAGCAGGCATCTTGGGGAGTCACCAGAGACAACCTGGTGCTGGGTTCAGAAGGAGGAGGTATCGATGGGGCTCATATTCTCACACCCATGCCTTACCTAATTAGTGCTGGCATCGTCACGGGGGGCAAGAAAGTACCTCTCTACATCTTGGCAAGATTGAACCTCAACGGGCAGGGAATCAGTTTATCCAACGAGTACAAGGGGTTGAAGGTAGGTTTGAACGCAAGACCCCTCAAGGAGGTATTTGCCAAGAAGCGGGCGCAGGGGAAAGAAGTCAAGGTGGCTATGACTTTCCCAGGCGGTACCCACGATATGTGGGTGCGTTATTGGTTGGCAGCAGCAGACATTGATCCCACTAAGGAAGTTTCTACGATCGTTGTGCCTCCGCCCCAGATGGTTGCCAATGTGAAGACGGGCACGATGGATGCTTTCTGTGTGGGTGAGCCTTGGCCGCTGCAGACAGTAAACCAGAAGGTAGGGTTCAACGTGGCTACTACAGGGGAAATCTGGAAAGACCATCCGGAAAAGAGCTTTACCATGCGGGCTGATTGGGTGGACAAATATCCCAAGGCAACCAAAGCAATCTTGATGGCGATCCTTGATGCCCAAAGGTGGTGTGATAAGGATGAGAACAAACCAGAGATGTGCCGCATTCTCTCGGATAGAAACTGGTTGAAGGCACCCTATGAAGATATTATCGATCGCTCCCTGGGCAAGTTCGATTTTGGCAATGGTAGGGTCTTTGAGGATAAAAACCTCATGCAGAAGTACTGGCGAGATTTCGCTTCCTATCCCTTCCCCACCCATGAACTGTGGTTTTTGACAGAAAACATTCGCTGGGGCTACTTCAAAGCGGACACTGACACCAAAGCTTTGATAAAGGCAGTTAACAGGGAAGACCTGTGGCGGGAAGCAGCTAAGGCTCTCAACATTCCCAAGGGACAGATTCCGGCTTCCACTTCCCGTGGCAAGGAGAGATTCTTTGATGGCGTGGTGTTTGATCCTGAGAAACCAGAAGAATATTTAGCGAAGTTGAAAATCAAGCAATTGAAGGCATAA
- the moaA gene encoding GTP 3',8-cyclase MoaA, which translates to MSSEQLVDKYGRIIRKLRLSITDRCNLRCRYCMPLEAQFMSKDEYLQPWEYTEIVRELAELGITTVRITGGEPLLRKEFPEIIACLATIPNLELSLTTNAVLLERFLPLLQLYNVKKLNISLDSLKADTFRSITYGQFLDKVKQAIETAVAKGFQVKLNMVVMRHYNDGELVDIVEYSKRLQVEIRFLELMQIGYACHLPQETFVSAQEMIDKLQGYYRFIPITSAPDSTAFRFKTECGATIGFIASESQPFCGHCSRWRLSADGILRACLFREEGIALRGMSREQRYSAYRQLLGMKPTTRGQSVSHAMYQIGG; encoded by the coding sequence ATGAGCAGTGAGCAGTTAGTGGATAAATATGGGCGGATTATACGCAAGTTGCGGCTATCAATTACCGATCGGTGTAATTTACGCTGTCGCTACTGTATGCCCCTAGAGGCTCAATTTATGAGTAAAGATGAGTATTTACAGCCCTGGGAATACACGGAAATTGTAAGAGAGCTAGCTGAACTGGGAATAACTACTGTGAGAATAACGGGGGGCGAGCCGCTACTACGTAAAGAGTTTCCTGAGATTATTGCTTGCCTAGCTACCATACCTAATTTGGAACTAAGTCTCACCACAAATGCGGTTCTTTTGGAGCGGTTCCTGCCACTATTGCAGCTGTATAACGTAAAGAAGCTAAATATTAGTTTGGATAGTCTTAAAGCTGATACATTCCGATCGATTACCTATGGTCAATTTTTAGATAAAGTCAAACAAGCAATTGAAACAGCAGTAGCAAAGGGATTTCAGGTCAAGCTAAACATGGTAGTCATGCGCCATTACAACGATGGGGAACTGGTTGATATAGTAGAGTATAGTAAACGGCTGCAAGTGGAGATACGATTTCTGGAGTTAATGCAGATTGGTTATGCTTGTCATTTACCGCAGGAAACCTTTGTCAGTGCACAAGAAATGATTGATAAATTGCAAGGATATTATCGATTCATACCGATTACTAGTGCCCCAGACAGTACTGCCTTTCGCTTTAAGACAGAATGTGGAGCAACGATCGGTTTTATTGCCTCTGAATCCCAGCCCTTTTGCGGACATTGTTCCCGTTGGCGGTTATCAGCAGATGGAATTTTAAGGGCTTGTCTGTTTCGGGAGGAGGGAATTGCCTTGAGGGGTATGAGCAGGGAGCAAAGGTACAGTGCCTATCGACAACTTTTAGGTATGAAACCAACGACGAGGGGGCAATCTGTCAGTCATGCCATGTACCAAATTGGAGGCTAA